CCTAGATGCAAGCGCGCGCCCGGAGGCGGAACTCCGCGAAATGGGCCGCCGCGGCAAGGAGATGGTGGCCGCCCGCTACTCATGGGACGGGATTGCCCGCGAGATGCTGGCCTGCTATCAGTGGCTTCTCGGCCGCGGGAGCAAACCGCGGTGCGTCGTCTGACCCCCGCAGATCTCACATCACTTTTCCAAGAACCGTGTCGGAACCCCTACCCCAGGATCTCCCGCTCGATATCGGAGCAAACCGTGCCGCCCGCAAGTGGAGCCGCAAGGAACTGATCGGCCGTGTGCTGTGGTCGCTCTGCGGCCCGCTCTTCCACTGCAGCCCGCGGCTGTGCTGGGGCTGGCGCCGCGCCCTGCTCCGCGCCTTCGGGGCGAAAGTGGGCCAGCAAGTGCAGATCCACCCCTCGGTGAAGATCTTCATCCCGTGGAATCTCTCGATCGGTGACTGGAGCTCAGTGGGTTTCGACGCCCTGCTCTACAATCTCGGCCCGCTTCACATCGGCAGCCGCGTGACCATTTCCCAGCGCGCACACCTCTGCGGGGGCAGCCACGACTTCCGCGATCCCGTGATGCCGCTGCTGAAACTACCGGTTAATATCCACGACGAAGCATGGATCTGTGCCGATGCCTTT
This portion of the Luteolibacter luteus genome encodes:
- a CDS encoding putative colanic acid biosynthesis acetyltransferase; its protein translation is MSEPLPQDLPLDIGANRAARKWSRKELIGRVLWSLCGPLFHCSPRLCWGWRRALLRAFGAKVGQQVQIHPSVKIFIPWNLSIGDWSSVGFDALLYNLGPLHIGSRVTISQRAHLCGGSHDFRDPVMPLLKLPVNIHDEAWICADAFVGPGVSVGARAVVGARAVAVKDVGRDEIVAGNPAKKVGTRPQQAS